In Diabrotica undecimpunctata isolate CICGRU chromosome 9, icDiaUnde3, whole genome shotgun sequence, the DNA window atgacaaatacaccgaacattagagaaataacattgaatgacataaatttagaaacagtaagcgaatacatctacctgagacagataatgaaagttaacaaaaaaaaacaaactgccCAAATttccagaagaataaggttagcgttgtcaggatttggaaaactgagttggatcttgaaaagcactaaaatagaacaatatttgaaaaccagaatttacaatcagtgtatcctccctatactcacatATGGTTCACAGACATGGACACTTAACAAGtttaatatggataaaatagtataGGCATAAAGAGTGATGGCAAGATCAATGCTCgtggtgagacttatagacaaaaaaaaacaaacaaatggattagaagcaaaaccaaagtaaaagatgcagaagaacatgctgccaaattaaaatggagcttcgcaggacataATGCCTGACTGAAGGataaaaaatggaaacaagaaatacaacaatggagaccatggttaggaaagagatgCAGAGGAAGACAACAAATGaaatgggctgatgacattaagaagatcggaggacacaactggaagcaagtggcacaaaatagaaaacactggattgatttggaggaggcctatgtccaaagtttaTGTTTGAACCAAAATTGTGTACTGTTTAATTATAGATGGGCAATTGTCAGAACAAAAGAACACTAATATTTGAACTGCATATAAATATGATTTAACCACTAGTTATTAtttagttacattacataccatgtTCACTGTTTTGGTTCTCTTCAGTATAATCTAGCATTCCATCTTTCAGAGTTGGTTCGGGTTTCACATCATCAAGTGATAATTCTGAGTTAATTTGGCTCAAGAAAATCTTGGAATCTCCAGAATCTTCAACATTTGCCTTACTGAAATCATCATCAGGCTTTTCTACCTTAAACTCACATTTGATCAAATCCGGAGTATCTTTATAATTTTCCCAGTCAGGttctattttacattttacatcgGATAATGAATCATTTTCATGTTTTATTTCcattgtatttatataataaaaataattgaataaataaataaacagacAAGTCTGAAGTTAGCGCTCTTAGCGCTGCTTTTAAAAATAGATTCTTCTGTTATGTTCCTTCTTTTTACTAAATGAGTTATTAGACGagataaaaaaatcaagaaaatgtcCATATTATTATGTTTATAGTACCATTATCTTCGATAAAAATGTGTTTTGTATTCATCAATATCATTACTGCAATGTATAAAAATCAAAATCTTTCTGTGAAAATAGGTACCCGCCCAAAATACAAGTTCACTATagtctataataataaaaaagaaaggtTTTTGTAGCTTTGACTAATAACATTTAAGAGGGGAATctgtataataattaaatatagtTATTGCAAAAGTCTGTTTTGTCTTCAGTAAGAATTAATAACAATGTGGACAAACAATTTTaatttctatacatttttttattatttgtaaagtACCTATGTGAACTTTCGTTCTATTTAGTTTGAATCAGTATTTTGTATTATGCACTTTATGGAACAATTACAATCATTTCAAAGTGAGTGCATGTAACTGTAGATATGCAAGAAGTCAGTTTTACAATCAGACACATTTGCGACTGCACGGCAATAAATAATTGATACAAAACAAAACGACAGATGTGAAGAACAGGTCTAATAACCGAAATGGATAGAATATTATCAACACACGAAATAAGGATCAACAGGACCTGAAGATAAATGGTTTAAGAAATAAAACGGTAGGGATAGTATGGCTTAGAAATATAAACTTCCGCGTGGAGTTGTCTATCTCCCATCGGATAGGGCAATCCTAGGACCGGCGGATAAGTGGAAAATAAAATATCACCTACGAACCAAAACAGACGAAGGTATGGCAACCCTAAGAGAAGCATGAGATCACTATGTAGAAATATCAGAGAAACTGATAAGCTTCTAAACTAACTAAAACGGCGCTAACTAATACAGTCAATAATGTCATGATAGAAGGAAGTCTTTCAATTCAGTTCAACGAAAATAGGGGATTAAAACAGAGAGACCCCCCATCAACAGACTTATTCAACCTAGTACTAGAAGTTTGAAGTTGATggatgcatttaaaaaaatagcGCAAATTGGAGTAAAAGCTATGAAGTAAAATTACAGGGCGAAAGAACTCAGTGAACTTGCTTATATTCACCCAGGAATTCAACATTCAagaattttgaaacaaatattatttttagaccAAATATTAAACCCACAGTATGGGGAGATATTCAAATGAGGAGGTTTCAAGCAATACCGACTAAATCCACTTTTTacgaaaattttgttagtgaccaATATCGGTTCATTTCGTTAAATTacaccatatataaaaatatataagagCAAAAACGAATAAATCCTACTGAATTTTAAAGGCCGATTCACATTAGACGTTCAGGTCACGCTCCGCTCAAGTTCCGCTCACGATCAAGAATTGTGTACACTATTCACAGTAGGCGCTCAGGTGACGCTCCGCTCACGATCAAGAATTTCCTTATACTATTCAATTTGGCGGGACTCAGAGAATAGGCACAGTTCTTTgcatatataaatttgtttaacatgTTTAAAGATTTTTCTAACAGTGATTTGGCTGTCATTGCTTTATGTTTGGACGAAGAAGAGCTTCAGTCAACCAATAAGCAGCCAAGAATATGggtgcacaatattttaaaaacaaggaAAACAAAAGGGTAGTTTTTTACCCTGTATAAAGGTCTCTATGACGatgaaactaaattttttcagtacttttgaatgacaaaacataaattttattgtacCGTATTTTATGTACCGTATCAAAATACAGTCTATCTCCCTGATTCTACAATTCCTTACAGCAGCACACCAATTCAATCAACTGTCATCCATCGAGCTGCAAAAAATCGTACCTTCACCTGACTGTTACTAATTCACACTACCCTGCCGCTCCACTCCACTCAGATCAAGTCACGATCAAACTATTCTCCTGGAGAATCGCTGCTGTCAAAAGAGCGGGACGGAACGTGAGCGTTGTGTTTACTGTGAATAGCACCATTTAAGATGCGTGTAAGAATACTTGACCGAACCTTGAGCTGAGCGTGAGCGGAGCGTGACCTGAGCTATAATGTGAATCGGCCTTAATGGTGATATTCATGTTTGCATGCAAAACCGAATAAATCCATTTTTTGTTCAAAACTAAATAAATCCACAAATGCGCATTTCCtactttatcttcttatgcaaaTGTTTCATTCGAACAATAGATGGTACTAGGGAGGTATTAGAGATATTTTGTCGTTGATTGATTCGCCTCTGCATGTTTACACATTGACTGGAGCGACCGCGTGTTTTTTGTTCAGTAAGAGCAGTAAGAGGTTGTCAGTAGTCTGTGAACTGGATGTGGCTAAGTGTATATTTTTTCTGGTTTAAACTGTTTTTAGCGAGTTTAATATACATAGTTCGATACAAGTTTCGGTAACAGATGtactgttaaataaataatatggAAGAAGATTTTTTGGGTGAGCCAGTAGCTGTGGAAGAAGCCAATCGAGGAAGCAGAATAAGGGAAAAAGCCCCGAAAAAGCTAAGAGGGAAAGTTGAAAGGTAAGGTTATAAGGTACTTATAGATTAGTAGGTGTAGCTCATTTTGGGATAGAGGCAGGTTTTTCAAAAGGTTCTTTTATAAATTGTAGACTAGTAAATATTGTTTCTCTCTTTCCAGTAAAGTTATTAGTTGTTAAGTAATtggattttttggtttttttaagggGGTAGGCGTAAAATCTTGATCCAATGTTATTtaaatttgttcttttttttttcgaattctgagaaaactaataaatatttttgaaaaatttaaacgcagaatgaaagttTGCAGAATGTTTGTATTTGTATCAAAAAAGCATACGTTGCTTATTTTGCGTTATTTCTAATTCCTTTGAAAGTTTGTTAATCCTAAAAGTAACGGGTAAAATCATTTATTATTTATGTGTAATATCAAATCGGATCGAATCGAATATAatcgaatttataagaaatattcacttctgtcggcactccGCAAGTGCCACgctatctttttttcttttttaaccttatgtattttattttaggtACCAAGATCCAGATCCAGACTTAAAGAAATTTAAGCGTCCTTGCTCACATGACAATAAAACATACCAATGCCAAAATGTTAAAACATCAGATATTAAGAATATAAGAAGTCAGCTGTATAGTGTACCTACCAGAAAAAAGCATTCAAGATGTGAAACTTTGCCATATGATAAGCGTTTCCGGTACCGTAAGAAAGAGATATGTTAAAGATAATCCCCGACAAAGAACAAGGGTAGcaaacttctttttaaaaattaagaaaacaagaTCAACAGGGGTAGTTAAAGTCTGCAGGGCTTTTTTCATGGCAGCAACCGGTGTTAAAAACTACAGATTGTTTACATTATGTAAGATTGTTGACTCAGGAGACTGTCCCAAAGAGCGAAGAGGAGGGGACcatatttcaacaaaaagtttGGACAAGAGGAAGAAAGTACGCGAATTTGTTGGTAAATTGCGTGGCGTCGAAAGTCATTATAATCGAAAAAAATCTCGAAGAATCTATTTACCTGCCCATCTTAGTATTAGAAAGTTACAACGTATGTATAATAAACAGGCTGAAAGTCAGTACCAAGTTGGCTACCATATGTTTAGAAAGGTTTTtctaacaaaatttaacattggATTTTCGTCTCCAGCTTCTGATACCTGTTCCCAATGCACGCGTCTAAAGCATTTAATTAAATCGGAAAAAGACGAAAAAGAGAAAACCAATTATATGACTGAATATCGAGTTCATAAAAAAAGAGCAAAAGCATTTTACGAGCTTTCTAAACAAGAGCCAGAAAATTCCCTGACATTTTGCTTTGACCTGCAGCAGGTTCAACCCTTACCACGCACGCCAATTTCGGATGCATTTTATTCACACCAAATAAGCCTATATTCTTTTTGCTCTGTTGGTATGAACTCCAAAAATCCAACGTTTTATATTTGGACCGAAGATCAGGCTGGGAGGGGCGCCACAGAAGTGTCATCTGCTACAATGTTTTGGTTGTTAAAGTATTCTGATAATATCACAAAAGTTTGTATTACCTATCCAGTAAGAGGTCACAGTTTTATGCCAGCAGATAGAGTTTGTGGGCGActtgaaaaaatatttagaaagaaTCCAACTACCTATTATATCTAAAGAAGAATATATCGGTCATTATGCACAAGTCGGAAGTGCAAAAGTCTTAGGACAAGACTGAAAAATTTTTGATATCAAGGAATTACAAAATTACCTTAACAAGATTGTTGGAATATCAGACTTAAAAAGAATCTGTCTGGAAAAGACACATATTCAAAaaactaaagaaattaaaattttaatatcatgCTTTCAGCATTATCGATTTGAAGCCCAATCCGAACTTAGGCGCTCAATTTACAAAAAGGGAAagtctttaaaaaattttttgctaTCCGAAGTCAACCTGCGAAGTGCCATTCCACTAAAGAAGATAAAAAGTGTTCAACAACTTATGGAAAAACAATTTGGAAAGGAGTGGAAAAGTGACGAAAGTTTTTTGTGGTACACGAATCTTTTATGTGAAAATAATCAAGTGGTTGAACatactgaggaagaagaagagctAAGAAATGATTGTGACTGTCTAGAAGAAGAGTTTGCACTTCATATTTAAATGCACTGTTGGATGTGCTATTAGTGTATcaaaatttatatgtttttttttgtattactaataaaaataatacgtTTGTTAATTCTTGCTAATAAAGTTGTGAGCAAAATGAAATAAATCCAGTTATTTCAAGCAAAACCAAATAAATccacttttgtttaaattttcttttgcactaaatatcacttttttaaatttatattgtagcAAAAGTTTTATTATGGCTTCTCGTACAGTATTTGCGAacaagataaagaaaaaaataattactttttgcgTCTCAGAAAAATCCTATTTTTCCAAAAATCGGTTTTAGTGGATTTATTCAGTTTTGCTTTAAACCTCCTCAAATGATGTGTTGTTTATAAGGCCTCATAGGTTAGAGTTATTGGGCACATTCCTGAGGAATATAAACAATTAAGAAGGGCCAATAAAATTGAATTAGCACAGATACTTTAACTGTTACAAAGGTTTAAAGCTTagtaagaacaaaaaaagaatatctAGAACTTGTATATGGCATATGTGAAAAATAATAGTTAAATTCTAGAATTTGTATGCATGTAGGTGAATTAGATGAATGGAAAGAAACGAATGGTATTGTGTGACAGAAAGACTGATCAAACTGAtaggaaaaaaattataaaattgttttaagaCCAAATAATATGATGTACCTAAGCACCGAATGTTGTGCACTTCAGAAGAAAGAACAACACTAATACATGTGACAGAAAGTGCTTAGGTGGATGAGTAGGTGACAAGAAAGGTTACAATTTAGAATGAGTACattaggggaagtctaggggTGGCATCATttgatgccaaaatgagagaCCATAGATTAAGAAATACAGtgaaaaatgaaaaacaatgaaTACATGTGATAAAGTTTGAAATTTTTGTTGTTAGTGTTTATTAGACAGTGACAACatagtaaatatataataaaacagaaaaaatcaATTTGTGCTAAGTCCATGGCCACAAAAACAAAGGTTGCTGTATTTAGTACGCTAAGAGTTGTACACTTTTGTGAATAGGTAGATAAAAAACAATACATTTTATATAAAGAACTTTATtgcctaaatatatataaatcaaaCTTAGTAAGGAAGTTAGGTATGTACTAAACTAgcatacaaaatgaaaataaattattatcataATTGAAATAAATGGAAAGTGTTGAAaccattaaaaatattgtttgaaaACACAACATTGAGAACATTTGAATGCATAACCAGATATAATACACAATTACTTTTTCTTTTCATCCTTCTTAGCATCCTTATCCTTTTCCTTCTCTTTATCTTTGTCCTTATCTTTGCTATCTTTCTTACTATCCTCCTTTTTTCCTTCTTCTGCATCTCTATTTGTTAGTTTGTTGTTAATAAGATTATGTAGAGCAACAATAGATCTAACTAAAGCTGCCAGATAAACAACTAACATTTGAtcattatttttaacataaaacgATGTATTAAATGCATCCTGATTTATATCTGGTAAAAGATTAAATATATCTTGTAATTGATAGATGATTTGGTGATTAATTGGAAGTTGGTTAGCACAAACTTGTACTAAATAGTCCCTAATATCACGTAACTGTGAATGGAGACCTTTTAATCCTAAAAGCTGATTTGTTATTCTCTGAGACAAAGTGCCAACAGTTGTATCTTTAATATCTCTCAATAAGTGTTCAACACCAACTTCTTCTGCCTCTTCAGCTCCAATTTCACTAGGAACATGCTCAAATGTTTTAGAAGTAGGTGAACCATCATCATGTACTTCTTCTACAGCTTGATAAGCCTCAGTCGGTAAACCTAAATCTTTTGGTTTAGCATCTATAATAACTAGAACTGAATTTGGACAATATCTTCTGATTAACTCATTAATGGCAATATCATTTTGATGCAGTTTGGGGCCAGTATGGTACCAACCCACTACTCGTTCCCTAGCATTAACTTTTTTAAACATCCCAtacatattttctaaataatcatgGTCCAAGAACCAAACAGATTTATCTTTGTCATCTTCATCAAAgggaactaaaaataaaaaaaaaacgttttatatatttgttaatattataaaaggTTTATCAAGTACCTGCAAAACTGTTAGAAACATCTAAAACTCCTTTAGCACGCCAACAACCAAGAAGAACACCAACAACACGCTTTTGATTGCCGATTTTGCCCATCCGATTAAAATGGTCTACTACACTTAGAAGGACCAAAGGATGGACTATTACTTTATTAGTTGTTAATTCTTGACTCGGCATTTTCAGTGTGttctaataaaatatttgttcCCAATTAACTATTTTGCTAAATAAAAACAGTATGACACTTCAAAAATTTGCTGCTCATTCCGGTGACAGGACAGTTGAAATCTGTCAAATATGCAACGTGTCAAATGTCACCAATTCGTGTTTTCCGCGTTATTCAAAATCCAtttgatttttttcattttgtgtattttataattaattttatgatttttttcgGAAAAGTCTGTAATAAACTAGTTTTACTGTAGCCAGTTGACTTATTGTACATAATTTGTGGCTTTAATTAGAATAAAATCGGAAATAACTCCTGAACAGTTTAAAAAAACTGGTGTGTTAAATATCGTGAAATATACAAATAAGTAAATGAAATAAGccaacaaaattaagaaaaacaagttCATTTGGTTATATTATTTGTAGAATCTCTCATGCAACTCATAATTTTCAATAATCACAGTCATAGTTGAATTCTTCAAATTAGAACAACTTCTGCCCATATCTTTTTATAAATTGTATCGCaaataaagtattttatttaaatatacataggtaacaaaaaattaaatctgaaatttttaaacattttactcCAAAGGATTTACTAATTTTAAAATCTAATCGTGAAGGAATGTTAAGTATTTGTAGTGTATAATTACTGacatttaaaaatagttttgacAGTTACTGCCGTTAATGTAACTGAATTCGTGTGTTTTCGTTTATGAAAACAAtcctgtaaaatatatttataaattattgtagtgtATGGTGctattatttattgttatatttatgtAATCATTGTTTAAGTTTGGTTCTTTGATCTTCTTTTTAATAATACCAGTGTGTAGTGATAAAGGTATAACTTTTTACATGTTCCGATATTTTTTCTAACATTTTTAATCCTGTTTTACTAATTTTGTCATAAGCTAAAATTTACATTGTTagattaattaaattataaattattcgAGTGGACAACAACGTATTAATCATTAATTaagtatattaaatta includes these proteins:
- the Rpn8 gene encoding 26S proteasome non-ATPase regulatory subunit 7; translation: MPSQELTTNKVIVHPLVLLSVVDHFNRMGKIGNQKRVVGVLLGCWRAKGVLDVSNSFAVPFDEDDKDKSVWFLDHDYLENMYGMFKKVNARERVVGWYHTGPKLHQNDIAINELIRRYCPNSVLVIIDAKPKDLGLPTEAYQAVEEVHDDGSPTSKTFEHVPSEIGAEEAEEVGVEHLLRDIKDTTVGTLSQRITNQLLGLKGLHSQLRDIRDYLVQVCANQLPINHQIIYQLQDIFNLLPDINQDAFNTSFYVKNNDQMLVVYLAALVRSIVALHNLINNKLTNRDAEEGKKEDSKKDSKDKDKDKEKEKDKDAKKDEKKK